Proteins encoded within one genomic window of Sebaldella sp. S0638:
- the pdxK gene encoding pyridoxine/pyridoxal/pyridoxamine kinase, which produces MANPKKVLTIAGSDTSGGAGIQADLKTFQERSVYGMSVLTVIVAMDPDNNWAHQVFPIDLETIKAQAKTVLEGIGVDALKTGMLPTVEIIEYVGETLKKVNSPIVVIDPVMVCKGTDQALFPENTVAMQKYLLPNATVVTPNLFEAAQLAGVAPITTLDELKEAAKKIHAYGPKYVLIKGGKSFSPDKAIDVLYDGNEFRIFESEKIDTAYTHGAGCSFAACLTAELAKGESIESAVDTTKGYITEALKESFPLNKFVGPLYHKALAEK; this is translated from the coding sequence ATGGCAAATCCGAAAAAAGTGCTTACAATAGCCGGGTCTGACACAAGCGGCGGAGCCGGAATACAGGCAGATCTGAAAACGTTTCAGGAAAGATCAGTATACGGGATGAGCGTACTTACTGTTATAGTAGCTATGGATCCTGATAATAACTGGGCTCATCAGGTATTTCCAATAGATTTAGAAACAATAAAAGCACAGGCAAAAACAGTTCTCGAAGGTATAGGGGTAGATGCCCTGAAAACAGGAATGCTTCCTACAGTGGAAATAATAGAATATGTAGGAGAAACTTTGAAAAAGGTAAATTCACCAATAGTTGTAATAGACCCTGTTATGGTTTGTAAAGGGACAGATCAGGCATTATTTCCTGAAAATACAGTAGCTATGCAGAAATATCTGCTTCCTAATGCCACTGTAGTAACGCCTAATTTGTTCGAAGCAGCACAGCTTGCAGGAGTAGCTCCAATAACTACTCTTGATGAACTAAAAGAGGCAGCTAAGAAAATACACGCATACGGACCGAAATATGTGCTTATAAAAGGCGGAAAATCATTTAGTCCTGATAAAGCAATAGACGTTCTTTATGATGGTAATGAATTTAGAATATTTGAATCTGAAAAAATAGATACTGCATATACTCATGGTGCAGGGTGCAGTTTTGCAGCATGTCTGACTGCTGAACTGGCGAAGGGTGAAAGCATTGAAAGTGCTGTTGATACTACAAAAGGATACATAACAGAAGCATTAAAAGAATCTTTCCCGCTGAATAAATTCGTAGGGCCGCTTTATCACAAAGCTCTTGCGGAAAAATAA
- a CDS encoding U32 family peptidase, whose translation MNIVAPAGSYEKMEAAVKAGADEVYFGLRGFGARRNNKNFGIQEILDGIDYAHSRGGKTLLTLNTIMKNIEIESTIYNFSRIYEHGIDAVIVQDLGFLKFLSENFPGLTLHGSTQMTVANHEEANFLQKMGLSRVVLARELTFEEIKEIRKNTTIELEVFVSGALCIAYSGNCYISSFIGGRSGNRGLCAYTCRKKFLDENNKSAYFLSPNDQFLEEEVKKLKEIGINAIKVEGRKKTEQYVYETVSYYNEILNNKDRKSQSYKLFNRGYSKGYFHGDDKLMNFDYSSNFGYKLGEKVSGGKVRLEDELSLGDGIQFVGEDYERLGGVYINKILADNIKKEKAFKGETVYLGRIPENTKYIYKNYSKELHDSINHEMKVKERKMKINAEFFAALDKNPVLAFTAENLNGEVISAECERETLKETAKKSIDINIINEKISELGDTSFELGDINIDYDNKAFFSFSELKQMKRECAEKLKEKLLDSYRREGKTVKVRNFENNYNNSPVFSAMVSNKEQEAECRANGIEKIYYRQFDVAKESKLDKIDLNSKLVSNLYQILKSKTDKKSVDWNLNIFNNYTVDLFGSFDGVETIFLSPELNYEQLKGIKSKIVKKAMVIYGYLKGMYIEYPIFEKEYKELHGDHNDMYRVVRNGLDNMEIYMDKPMNLIPKLEDIRKLGLDELRLDFTFEKPEEVREIIKSLDTGEGKYNPYCFERGIF comes from the coding sequence ATGAATATAGTAGCACCAGCAGGAAGCTATGAAAAAATGGAAGCAGCGGTAAAAGCCGGAGCAGATGAGGTATACTTCGGGTTAAGAGGATTCGGTGCAAGAAGGAATAATAAGAATTTTGGTATACAGGAAATTCTTGACGGAATAGATTATGCACATTCAAGAGGGGGGAAAACACTTCTTACATTAAATACGATTATGAAAAATATAGAAATAGAGAGTACAATATATAATTTTTCCAGAATATACGAGCATGGAATTGATGCAGTGATAGTACAGGACTTAGGTTTTTTAAAGTTTTTATCTGAAAATTTTCCGGGTCTTACTCTGCACGGGAGTACACAAATGACAGTAGCCAATCATGAGGAAGCTAATTTTTTGCAAAAAATGGGGCTTTCAAGAGTGGTACTTGCCAGAGAGCTTACATTTGAGGAGATAAAGGAGATCAGAAAGAATACTACTATAGAACTGGAAGTTTTTGTTTCCGGGGCCTTATGTATCGCATATTCGGGAAATTGTTACATAAGCAGTTTTATTGGCGGAAGAAGCGGGAACAGAGGTCTTTGTGCTTATACATGCAGAAAGAAATTTCTGGATGAAAATAATAAAAGTGCTTATTTTCTCAGCCCTAATGATCAGTTTCTTGAAGAGGAAGTAAAAAAACTCAAGGAAATAGGAATAAATGCCATAAAGGTGGAAGGCAGAAAGAAAACAGAACAGTATGTATATGAAACTGTGAGTTATTATAATGAAATTCTTAATAATAAAGACAGAAAAAGCCAGTCTTACAAGTTATTTAACAGAGGATATTCAAAAGGGTATTTTCATGGTGATGATAAACTTATGAATTTTGATTATTCCTCAAATTTTGGATATAAACTGGGTGAAAAAGTATCAGGGGGTAAAGTCAGGCTTGAAGACGAACTTAGCCTTGGTGACGGCATACAGTTCGTAGGAGAGGACTATGAGAGACTGGGCGGAGTTTATATAAATAAAATTCTTGCTGATAATATAAAAAAGGAAAAAGCTTTCAAAGGGGAAACTGTATATCTGGGGAGAATTCCTGAAAATACAAAGTATATTTATAAAAATTATTCAAAAGAACTGCACGACAGTATAAATCATGAAATGAAAGTAAAAGAAAGAAAAATGAAAATAAATGCAGAATTTTTTGCTGCTTTGGATAAAAATCCGGTATTAGCATTTACTGCGGAAAATCTTAACGGCGAAGTAATAAGTGCAGAATGTGAAAGGGAGACATTAAAGGAAACTGCTAAAAAATCCATAGATATAAATATAATAAATGAAAAAATATCCGAACTCGGGGATACTTCATTCGAGCTTGGTGATATCAATATTGATTATGATAATAAAGCATTTTTTTCATTCAGTGAATTAAAGCAGATGAAAAGAGAGTGTGCAGAAAAATTAAAGGAAAAATTATTGGATTCATACAGAAGAGAAGGAAAAACTGTAAAAGTAAGAAATTTTGAGAATAATTATAATAACAGTCCGGTTTTCTCTGCAATGGTGTCGAATAAAGAACAGGAAGCGGAATGCAGGGCAAACGGAATAGAAAAGATATATTACAGACAGTTTGATGTGGCAAAAGAAAGTAAACTTGATAAAATAGACCTGAATTCAAAACTGGTTTCAAATCTTTATCAGATTTTGAAATCGAAAACTGATAAAAAAAGTGTAGACTGGAACCTTAATATATTTAATAACTACACTGTAGACCTTTTTGGGAGCTTTGACGGCGTGGAAACTATTTTTCTGTCTCCTGAGCTGAACTATGAACAGCTGAAGGGGATCAAAAGTAAAATAGTAAAAAAGGCTATGGTAATTTATGGGTATCTGAAAGGTATGTATATAGAATATCCTATATTTGAGAAAGAATATAAGGAACTGCACGGTGATCATAATGATATGTACAGAGTAGTAAGAAACGGTCTGGATAATATGGAAATTTATATGGATAAACCTATGAATCTTATACCAAAATTAGAAGATATACGAAAACTGGGGCTAGATGAGCTACGGCTGGATTTTACCTTTGAAAAACCTGAAGAAGTAAGAGAAATTATAAAAAGTCTGGATACTGGAGAAGGTAAATATAATCCTTATTGTTTTGAAAGAGGAATTTTTTAA
- a CDS encoding DNA-3-methyladenine glycosylase I, translating into MKEIVRCGWANKDSEREYHDKEWGVASHDDSYMFEMLILEGFQAGLSWITILNKRENFRKALDNFDYNKIKDYKQDKLDELLKNDGIIKNKLKVNSTVINAESFIKVQEEFGSFSNYIWGFVDNKQIVNKWKEISELPAKTELSDRISKDMKKRGFKFVGSTIIYSFLQAVGIIDDHLVTCSFKKK; encoded by the coding sequence ATGAAAGAAATAGTCAGATGCGGATGGGCAAATAAGGATTCTGAAAGAGAATACCATGATAAAGAGTGGGGAGTAGCTTCCCATGATGACTCATATATGTTTGAGATGCTTATACTGGAAGGTTTTCAGGCGGGATTAAGCTGGATAACAATTTTAAATAAAAGAGAAAATTTCAGAAAGGCCCTTGATAATTTTGATTATAACAAAATAAAGGATTATAAACAGGATAAACTGGATGAACTTCTGAAGAATGACGGAATTATAAAGAATAAACTAAAAGTTAACTCAACTGTGATAAATGCAGAGTCTTTTATAAAAGTACAGGAAGAATTCGGCTCATTTTCAAATTACATATGGGGATTTGTAGATAATAAGCAGATAGTAAACAAATGGAAAGAAATCAGCGAACTTCCCGCTAAAACAGAATTATCAGACAGAATAAGCAAAGATATGAAAAAACGTGGTTTCAAATTTGTTGGTTCCACTATTATTTATTCATTTTTACAAGCTGTGGGAATAATAGACGATCATTTGGTAACATGCAGTTTTAAGAAAAAATAA
- the tnpA gene encoding IS200/IS605 family transposase, producing the protein MAKKSNSLSHTKWMCKYHIVFTPKYRRKIIYNQYKKSVGEILRSLCKYKGVELLEGHLKPDHVHMLVSIPPKLSVSSFMGYLKGKSALMMFDRHANLKYKFGNRHFWSEGYYVSTVGLNESTIRKYIQEQEKHDIVRDKVSEKEYEDPFRDKSK; encoded by the coding sequence ATGGCTAAAAAAAGTAATAGCCTATCCCATACAAAGTGGATGTGTAAGTACCATATTGTATTCACCCCTAAGTATAGACGAAAAATAATATATAATCAATATAAAAAAAGTGTAGGAGAAATATTAAGGAGTCTATGTAAATATAAGGGAGTAGAATTACTAGAAGGGCATTTAAAGCCGGATCACGTACATATGTTAGTAAGTATACCACCTAAATTAAGTGTATCAAGTTTTATGGGATATTTAAAGGGCAAAAGTGCATTGATGATGTTCGATAGACATGCAAATTTAAAATATAAATTTGGAAATAGACACTTTTGGTCGGAAGGATATTATGTAAGTACAGTAGGATTAAATGAATCGACAATAAGAAAGTATATTCAAGAGCAAGAAAAGCATGACATAGTACGAGATAAAGTAAGTGAGAAGGAATATGAAGATCCCTTTAGGGATAAGTCGAAGTGA
- a CDS encoding YiiX/YebB-like N1pC/P60 family cysteine hydrolase, whose amino-acid sequence MKKIIMLLMILFLVSCESIDPNYQWYTPREVISKMDQLMPGDILILSKGSRFREMWGHSVILNDEKKVVEFPGYFSGYQEVPLFTWADLDREVAIFRLKGIDDNFRAELMKEIELTINKKYGITFDKNFDKRLYCSQFVYDVFKKAGKTTGREIDLDSDGGSWVMPFDIMRSDLLNNIILE is encoded by the coding sequence ATGAAAAAAATAATTATGTTACTTATGATATTGTTTTTGGTTTCCTGTGAAAGTATAGACCCGAATTATCAATGGTATACTCCCAGAGAGGTTATCAGTAAAATGGATCAGCTAATGCCGGGAGATATTCTTATTTTGTCTAAAGGCAGCCGATTCAGAGAAATGTGGGGACACTCAGTTATTCTTAATGATGAAAAAAAAGTTGTGGAATTTCCCGGATATTTTTCCGGTTATCAGGAAGTCCCGCTTTTTACATGGGCTGACCTTGACAGAGAAGTCGCTATTTTCAGGTTAAAGGGAATAGATGATAATTTCAGGGCTGAGCTTATGAAAGAGATAGAGCTTACTATTAACAAAAAGTATGGTATTACTTTTGATAAAAACTTTGATAAAAGACTTTACTGTTCACAGTTTGTTTATGATGTATTCAAAAAAGCAGGAAAAACCACAGGAAGGGAAATTGATCTGGACTCTGACGGCGGGAGCTGGGTAATGCCGTTTGATATTATGAGATCTGATTTACTGAACAATATTATACTTGAATAG
- a CDS encoding GyrI-like domain-containing protein, with the protein MKAVIKELPEITIYGKKTKDVSPETVGNLIKEWVDFFEIVKGKYNPEHMNSYGLSDNMRMEAELFDYTIGMEKESYTEIPEGFEEITLPANKYAVYTFKGKIGGENVSKFIEDIYMKWMPEEKLEYGGEYSFEYYDERWEDDSDNSEFDIYVPIK; encoded by the coding sequence ATGAAAGCTGTAATAAAAGAACTGCCGGAGATAACAATATACGGAAAAAAAACAAAAGATGTAAGTCCTGAAACAGTGGGAAACCTTATAAAAGAATGGGTAGATTTCTTTGAAATAGTTAAGGGGAAATATAATCCGGAACATATGAACAGTTACGGACTTTCGGATAATATGAGAATGGAAGCTGAATTGTTTGATTATACTATAGGTATGGAAAAAGAGTCATATACAGAAATTCCAGAAGGATTCGAAGAAATAACTCTTCCTGCGAATAAATATGCAGTTTATACTTTTAAGGGGAAAATAGGCGGAGAGAATGTAAGTAAGTTTATAGAGGATATTTATATGAAATGGATGCCGGAAGAAAAGCTGGAATACGGGGGAGAATACAGTTTTGAGTATTATGATGAGAGATGGGAAGATGATTCCGATAATTCTGAATTTGATATTTATGTACCGATAAAATAG
- a CDS encoding toxin-antitoxin system YwqK family antitoxin, producing MKKILLVFLFLFAAAIGFSYESTGLKVYDELNYKKGTFITYVDETGAPVSDKLLAKSYKRAYKQKDGVKVIADFYISTNTPELIYQTGKNNVVQGLFVKYYENGNIYSKGTYKAGKPDGDITYYDENGNVEQVDKYENGELVK from the coding sequence ATGAAAAAAATACTACTCGTTTTTTTGTTTCTTTTTGCAGCAGCAATAGGTTTTTCGTATGAAAGTACAGGTCTAAAAGTCTATGATGAATTAAATTATAAAAAAGGAACTTTTATAACTTATGTAGATGAAACTGGTGCACCTGTAAGTGACAAGCTTCTGGCTAAGTCTTATAAAAGAGCATATAAGCAAAAAGATGGTGTAAAAGTAATAGCAGACTTTTATATCTCTACAAATACACCTGAATTGATCTATCAGACAGGTAAAAATAATGTGGTACAGGGATTATTTGTAAAGTATTATGAAAATGGAAACATATATTCAAAAGGAACATATAAGGCTGGAAAACCTGACGGAGACATTACATACTATGATGAGAACGGCAATGTGGAGCAGGTAGATAAATATGAAAACGGAGAGTTAGTAAAATAA
- a CDS encoding radical SAM protein, with protein sequence MDIKDEIEYIEAKTLLTKNKYKEKWFGADYNLNIYKGCSHGCIYCDSRSDCYRIENFDKVTVKKDSLHILEKELKSKRVKGVVSTGAMSDPYNPLEDKMKLTRESLELFYKYGWGVDLTTKSDLIMRDYDILGKISIFSPICIKMTVTAADDETARIIEPNVAVSSKRFEAIKKLSDIGIFTGILLMPILPFITDSMQNISDIIRLSYENGAKFVYFGGGVTLRQNQREYYFKKLDEHFPGLKSKYIRIYGNKYFCNILNMKDMYSFFKAECKNTDFYMKCMI encoded by the coding sequence ATGGATATAAAAGATGAGATAGAATATATAGAGGCTAAAACACTTCTTACCAAAAATAAATATAAGGAAAAGTGGTTTGGTGCGGATTATAACCTGAATATATACAAAGGATGCAGTCATGGCTGCATCTATTGTGATTCAAGAAGTGACTGCTACAGAATAGAAAATTTTGATAAAGTAACGGTAAAAAAAGATTCGCTTCACATTTTGGAAAAAGAATTAAAAAGCAAGAGAGTAAAAGGAGTAGTATCTACAGGGGCGATGAGCGATCCTTATAATCCTCTTGAAGATAAAATGAAACTAACCAGAGAGAGTCTCGAGCTGTTTTATAAATATGGATGGGGTGTGGATTTGACCACAAAGAGCGACCTTATTATGCGGGATTATGATATTTTAGGGAAAATCTCCATATTTTCACCTATATGTATAAAAATGACAGTTACTGCTGCTGACGATGAGACTGCCCGGATAATAGAGCCTAATGTTGCTGTGAGTTCAAAGAGATTCGAGGCAATAAAAAAACTTTCGGATATAGGGATATTTACAGGGATTCTGCTAATGCCCATTCTTCCGTTTATAACAGACAGTATGCAGAATATTTCCGACATTATAAGACTGTCATATGAAAACGGAGCAAAATTTGTATACTTTGGCGGCGGTGTGACATTAAGACAGAATCAGAGGGAGTATTACTTCAAAAAGCTTGATGAGCATTTTCCGGGACTTAAGAGTAAATATATACGCATATACGGAAATAAATATTTTTGTAATATATTAAATATGAAAGATATGTACAGTTTTTTTAAGGCAGAGTGTAAAAATACGGACTTCTATATGAAATGCATGATATAA
- a CDS encoding ribosomal protein L7/L12 yields the protein MGIFDFFKKKTDVEEYYEKREKEKKKENMRHSEFSGYTEIKDNKITGLEKISLNTEGLNEILRGNYNKIEKIKLVREKTGMSLKDAKETVERSEDGIFPAEKNYTETVKESVDNTLILNEVLNSSMSIIEKIKRVREITGLGLKDAKELVEKHER from the coding sequence ATGGGGATATTTGATTTTTTTAAAAAAAAGACAGATGTGGAAGAATATTATGAAAAAAGAGAGAAAGAAAAGAAAAAAGAAAATATGAGACACAGCGAATTCAGCGGTTATACAGAAATTAAGGATAATAAAATTACAGGTTTAGAAAAAATATCTCTTAATACAGAAGGATTAAATGAAATTCTCAGAGGAAATTACAATAAAATAGAAAAAATAAAACTGGTACGTGAAAAAACAGGAATGAGTCTGAAAGATGCAAAAGAAACAGTCGAGAGAAGCGAGGACGGAATATTTCCAGCTGAAAAGAATTATACAGAAACCGTGAAAGAATCTGTAGATAATACTTTGATATTAAATGAAGTCCTTAATTCAAGTATGTCAATAATTGAGAAAATAAAAAGAGTAAGGGAAATAACAGGTTTAGGCTTGAAAGATGCAAAAGAACTCGTGGAAAAACATGAAAGATAA